From a single Planctellipticum variicoloris genomic region:
- the hemE gene encoding uroporphyrinogen decarboxylase produces the protein MPATELNDCRFLKACRREPVDATPVWIMRQAGRYLPEYMAVRSKVTFMDLCTQPELAAEVTLTAQRVLGVDAAILFADLLPMLQPMGFDLEYAKGEGPVIHNPLKQAADIDRVRELEDVSSLHFTFDAVKLIRRELPGDIPLLGFAGAPFTLASYCIEGGGSKHYIRTKTLMYADEGAWQTLMERLARSLIRYIRAQVDAGCQAVQLFDSWAGCLSPTDYARYVLPYTKMVIDGIPAGVPVINFLTGNPALLPLIKQAGGSVFGLDWRVDLMTAWNDLGETYAVQGNLDPLVLQDWSTAKRQAEDLLTAVGRRPGHIFNLGHGVLPETPPDNVKALVQLVHERSAALRNTAN, from the coding sequence ATGCCCGCGACGGAACTCAACGATTGCCGCTTCCTGAAGGCCTGCCGGCGCGAGCCCGTGGACGCGACCCCGGTCTGGATCATGCGGCAGGCGGGACGCTATCTGCCCGAATACATGGCTGTCCGCAGCAAAGTGACGTTCATGGACCTCTGCACCCAGCCGGAACTGGCCGCAGAGGTCACCCTGACGGCTCAGCGGGTCCTGGGCGTTGACGCCGCGATCCTGTTCGCCGACCTGCTCCCCATGCTGCAGCCGATGGGCTTCGACCTCGAATACGCCAAGGGAGAAGGCCCCGTCATTCATAATCCGCTCAAGCAGGCCGCGGACATCGACCGCGTCCGCGAGCTGGAAGATGTCAGTTCGCTGCATTTCACGTTCGACGCGGTGAAGCTGATCCGCCGGGAACTGCCGGGCGATATTCCGCTGCTGGGCTTCGCGGGCGCGCCGTTTACGCTGGCGTCGTACTGCATCGAAGGGGGCGGCTCGAAGCATTACATCCGCACGAAAACGCTGATGTATGCCGACGAAGGCGCCTGGCAGACGCTGATGGAGCGGCTGGCTCGCAGCCTGATCCGGTACATCCGGGCCCAGGTCGACGCGGGTTGTCAGGCGGTGCAGCTCTTCGACAGTTGGGCGGGATGTCTGTCGCCGACGGACTACGCCCGCTACGTGCTCCCCTATACGAAAATGGTGATCGACGGGATCCCGGCGGGCGTGCCGGTGATCAACTTCCTGACGGGCAATCCTGCGTTGCTGCCGCTGATCAAACAGGCCGGTGGTTCGGTGTTCGGCCTCGACTGGCGCGTCGACCTGATGACCGCCTGGAACGATCTGGGTGAAACCTACGCGGTCCAGGGGAACCTCGACCCGCTGGTCCTGCAGGACTGGAGCACGGCGAAGCGTCAGGCGGAAGATCTCCTGACAGCGGTCGGCCGCCGCCCCGGGCACATCTTCAATCTCGGCCACGGCGTGCTGCCGGAGACGCCGCCCGACAACGTCAAGGCCCTGGTGCAACTGGTTCACGAACGCAGCGCGGCACTGCGGAACACTGCGAACTGA
- a CDS encoding IS110 family transposase: MLNPSTPCGVMGHAAGAASERSDEAAPAAAGDRSIASGASEPAAELDRRRHGRTSPNSRLSRKRSRNSPSSHLRDWEHAIDPRIHIGIDVSKARLDVAMSDSSSLLAVDNDLKGFLKLLKQLPPPDRCQVVMEATGTYHFDAFLCLNDHGYHVAVVPPIRVRAFATGAGWIAKTDAIDARVLVRYSKVAELQITEKPSDFQLKLHALVTRRRQLVDLHVQESNHFEAARDKAVKDDIEQTRNMLKIRITAIEKQIDDLCDSDPDAKRRVELMTSVPGIAKRTAAVLLGELPELGDANRQQVGALVGVAPYNRDSGKSSKLRSIRGGRASVRSALYMAALTASRCNPVIRPFYRRLKDAGKPSKVCLTACIRKLLTILNAMIKSDTAWNHGLQNA; encoded by the coding sequence ATGTTGAATCCATCTACCCCGTGTGGTGTCATGGGACACGCGGCGGGGGCCGCTTCGGAGCGTAGCGACGAAGCGGCCCCCGCCGCGGCCGGCGACAGATCGATCGCGTCTGGGGCCTCAGAGCCCGCCGCGGAGCTGGATCGTCGTCGGCATGGTCGTACCAGCCCGAACAGCCGTTTGAGCCGGAAGCGTTCTCGAAACTCTCCGAGCTCGCATTTACGAGATTGGGAACACGCCATCGACCCCCGCATCCACATCGGCATCGACGTCTCCAAGGCACGACTCGATGTCGCCATGTCCGACTCCTCTTCCCTCCTGGCCGTCGACAACGACCTCAAGGGCTTCCTGAAACTCCTCAAGCAGCTCCCCCCACCCGACCGCTGCCAGGTCGTCATGGAGGCCACCGGCACCTATCACTTCGACGCCTTCCTCTGTCTCAACGATCACGGGTATCACGTCGCCGTCGTGCCCCCCATCCGCGTCCGCGCCTTTGCCACAGGGGCCGGATGGATCGCCAAAACCGACGCCATCGACGCACGCGTCCTCGTTCGTTACTCCAAGGTCGCCGAACTCCAGATCACCGAAAAACCCTCCGATTTCCAGCTCAAACTCCACGCACTCGTCACTCGCCGACGGCAGCTCGTCGACCTCCACGTCCAGGAGTCCAATCACTTCGAAGCCGCTCGCGACAAGGCCGTCAAAGACGACATCGAGCAAACCCGAAACATGCTCAAAATACGCATCACTGCCATCGAAAAACAGATCGACGATCTCTGCGACTCCGACCCCGATGCCAAACGCCGCGTCGAACTCATGACCTCCGTCCCAGGCATCGCCAAACGGACAGCCGCCGTGCTCCTCGGAGAACTCCCCGAACTCGGCGACGCCAACCGCCAGCAGGTCGGAGCACTCGTCGGCGTCGCCCCCTACAACCGCGACAGCGGCAAGTCCTCCAAACTCAGATCCATCCGCGGCGGCAGAGCCTCCGTCCGTTCCGCTCTCTACATGGCGGCACTCACCGCCTCACGCTGCAACCCCGTCATCAGACCGTTCTATCGCAGACTCAAAGACGCCGGTAAGCCAAGCAAGGTCTGCCTCACCGCCTGCATCCGCAAACTCCTGACCATCCTCAACGCGATGATCAAATCCGACACCGCCTGGAACCACGGACTCCAAAATGCGTAA
- a CDS encoding DUF1501 domain-containing protein, producing the protein MRTGRRALQQIEHTSVVCRRDLLKVGPLAVSASLWPSLLAPGIAQGSESPLAKAKSVIFLWMGGGVTQLETFDPKPEAPVEVRGKLGTAATSLPGVYFSEACPQLAQIAHELSVVRTFAHDSNDHLLSQVYTLSGRKVTPAQLFSEPNIGAIVQYLLGSRNGLPGYIAVPGITRPGPPPHNLFVGGWLGAQYAPFCLGGQPAQPDFTAGLSAKPANPSPLAEESLAPPELQFPQDVTIGRLERRSQLRTVLEQSAQAGEASLVQAGLEGQFDGALRLLTSTKVRNAFDIAQEPAALREDYGRTKLGGRCLVARKLVEAGARFVMVDYGYDPDYGNLWDIHNVPEQRFPHTSDMALRGYNVAGMDRAFAALIRDLKERGLLDTTLVVYLTEFGRTPKINAGGGRDHWGMCGSMFFAGAGVKAGQVVGQSDAQAAFPVTRGYGPADIAATMYHLLGIDPETRVRDTQGRPAPALDHGNVIEEVLA; encoded by the coding sequence ATGCGTACGGGCCGGCGAGCATTGCAGCAGATTGAGCATACGTCGGTCGTCTGTCGCCGGGATCTGCTGAAAGTCGGGCCGCTGGCGGTCTCCGCCAGTCTCTGGCCCAGTCTGCTGGCGCCGGGAATTGCCCAGGGCTCCGAGTCGCCGCTGGCCAAGGCCAAGTCGGTGATCTTCCTCTGGATGGGGGGCGGCGTCACCCAGCTCGAAACATTCGATCCCAAACCGGAAGCCCCGGTGGAAGTGCGGGGCAAACTGGGGACAGCGGCGACTTCGCTGCCGGGCGTCTACTTCAGTGAAGCCTGCCCGCAACTGGCTCAGATTGCGCACGAGCTGTCCGTCGTCCGGACGTTTGCCCACGACAGCAACGATCACCTGCTGAGCCAGGTTTATACGCTCTCGGGGCGCAAGGTCACCCCCGCCCAACTCTTCAGCGAGCCGAACATCGGGGCGATCGTGCAGTATCTGCTCGGCTCGCGAAACGGCCTGCCGGGGTATATCGCCGTGCCGGGAATCACCCGGCCGGGGCCGCCGCCGCACAATCTGTTCGTGGGTGGCTGGCTGGGAGCCCAGTACGCCCCGTTCTGCCTGGGAGGCCAGCCCGCGCAGCCCGACTTCACCGCCGGGCTGAGCGCCAAGCCGGCCAATCCGTCGCCGCTGGCGGAAGAGTCCCTCGCGCCGCCCGAACTGCAGTTCCCGCAGGATGTGACGATCGGCCGGTTGGAACGTCGGTCGCAACTCCGGACGGTTCTCGAACAGTCGGCACAGGCCGGCGAGGCGTCGCTCGTGCAGGCGGGGCTGGAAGGCCAGTTCGATGGCGCGCTGCGGCTGCTGACGTCGACGAAGGTGCGAAATGCGTTCGACATCGCCCAGGAACCTGCAGCGTTGCGCGAGGATTACGGCCGGACGAAGCTTGGCGGCCGGTGTCTGGTCGCCCGCAAGCTGGTCGAAGCCGGGGCGCGGTTTGTGATGGTCGACTACGGCTACGACCCGGACTACGGCAATCTGTGGGACATTCACAACGTCCCCGAGCAGCGGTTCCCGCACACGTCCGACATGGCGCTCCGCGGCTACAACGTCGCCGGCATGGACCGGGCCTTCGCGGCGCTGATTCGCGATCTGAAGGAACGGGGCCTGCTCGACACGACGCTGGTGGTCTACCTGACCGAGTTCGGTCGGACGCCGAAGATCAACGCGGGCGGCGGCCGGGATCACTGGGGAATGTGCGGTTCAATGTTCTTCGCCGGGGCGGGCGTAAAAGCCGGCCAGGTGGTGGGGCAGAGCGACGCCCAGGCGGCGTTCCCGGTCACTCGCGGCTACGGCCCGGCGGACATCGCGGCGACGATGTACCACCTGCTGGGGATCGATCCAGAAACCCGCGTGCGCGACACACAGGGCCGCCCGGCGCCGGCGCTGGATCACGGGAACGTGATTGAGGAAGTGCTGGCGTAG
- the glgB gene encoding 1,4-alpha-glucan branching protein GlgB, whose amino-acid sequence MNCDLYRHMGAHPAEVNGVAGCKFHVWAPNAREVSVLLDANGWTHGAHPLASSDSGVWWGFLPGVKVGDCYKFSIHAADGQLLQKADPYAFYAELPPKSASIVYDLSGYEWADDDWLSRREEDNWHEQPLSIYEVHLGSWKRPQDGREYYNYRELAPLLVEYVKEMGYTHIELMPVMEHPFGGSWGYQATGYFATTSRWGTPHDFKYFVDHFHQNGIGVILDWVPAHFSTDGHSLGWFDGTCLYEHSDPRKGYHPDWGTLIFNYGRAEVRDFLLSSARFWVDEFHIDGLRCDAVSSMLYLDYSRKFGEWVPNAFGGRENLEAIQFLRDLNTMLYQDFPGIMSFAEESTAWGGVSRPVYLGGLGFGFKWDMGWMNDTLHYLSRDPIYRQYYQNELSFRNMYAYTENFILPLSHDEVVHGKGSLIGKMPGDHWQQFGNLRLLFGYQYTTPGKKFLFMGGEFGQWKEWDHRHELDWALLGQHYHDGLRKYVRDLNHLYIAEPALYQQDAVPQGFSWINCDDRENSVYTYVRFAEDREDFLVIVLNATPVPRHDYRVGVPRPGFYKEILNSDSAIYGGSNVGNSGGTYTEVGQYHGHGQFVSLSLPPLGVLVLKPITAAKR is encoded by the coding sequence ATGAATTGCGATCTGTACCGGCATATGGGTGCACACCCGGCCGAGGTCAATGGAGTCGCCGGCTGTAAATTCCACGTGTGGGCGCCCAACGCCAGAGAGGTCTCCGTTCTGCTGGATGCAAACGGCTGGACCCACGGCGCACATCCGCTGGCCTCCAGCGACTCGGGCGTCTGGTGGGGATTCCTGCCGGGCGTCAAAGTGGGGGACTGCTACAAATTCAGCATCCACGCCGCCGACGGTCAGCTTCTTCAGAAGGCCGACCCCTACGCCTTCTACGCGGAACTCCCCCCCAAGAGCGCCTCGATCGTCTACGATCTCTCCGGCTATGAATGGGCCGATGACGACTGGCTCAGCCGGCGGGAAGAAGACAACTGGCACGAGCAGCCGCTTTCAATTTACGAAGTCCACCTTGGCTCTTGGAAGCGGCCGCAGGACGGTCGGGAATATTACAACTACCGCGAGCTCGCTCCGCTGCTGGTCGAGTACGTGAAGGAGATGGGCTACACCCACATCGAGCTGATGCCCGTCATGGAGCATCCGTTCGGCGGTTCCTGGGGCTATCAGGCCACCGGGTACTTTGCGACGACCAGCCGCTGGGGGACGCCTCACGACTTCAAGTACTTCGTCGATCACTTCCACCAGAACGGCATCGGAGTCATCCTCGACTGGGTGCCCGCCCACTTTTCAACGGACGGCCATTCGCTCGGCTGGTTCGACGGAACCTGCCTCTACGAGCACTCCGATCCCCGCAAGGGCTATCACCCCGACTGGGGGACGCTGATCTTCAACTACGGCCGGGCGGAAGTCCGCGACTTCCTGCTGTCGAGCGCCCGGTTCTGGGTCGACGAGTTCCACATCGACGGCCTCCGCTGCGACGCCGTCTCCTCGATGCTGTACCTCGACTACTCCCGCAAGTTCGGCGAATGGGTTCCGAACGCCTTCGGCGGACGCGAGAACCTGGAAGCCATCCAGTTTCTCCGCGACCTCAACACCATGCTCTACCAGGATTTCCCGGGGATCATGAGCTTCGCCGAGGAGTCGACCGCCTGGGGCGGCGTGTCGCGGCCGGTCTATCTCGGCGGGCTGGGCTTCGGCTTCAAGTGGGACATGGGGTGGATGAACGACACCCTCCACTACCTCTCCCGCGACCCGATCTACCGCCAGTACTACCAGAACGAGCTCAGCTTCCGGAACATGTACGCCTACACGGAAAACTTCATCCTGCCCCTGTCGCACGATGAAGTTGTCCACGGCAAAGGCTCGCTCATCGGCAAGATGCCCGGCGACCACTGGCAGCAGTTCGGCAATCTGCGCCTCCTGTTCGGCTACCAGTACACCACGCCCGGCAAGAAATTCCTCTTCATGGGAGGCGAATTCGGCCAGTGGAAGGAATGGGACCACCGCCACGAACTCGACTGGGCCCTCCTCGGCCAGCACTACCACGACGGCCTCCGCAAATATGTCCGGGATCTCAACCATCTTTACATCGCCGAGCCCGCGCTCTATCAGCAGGACGCCGTCCCGCAGGGATTCTCCTGGATCAACTGCGACGATCGCGAGAACAGCGTCTACACCTACGTGAGATTCGCCGAGGATCGCGAAGACTTTCTGGTCATCGTCCTCAATGCGACGCCTGTCCCGCGGCACGACTACCGCGTCGGCGTCCCCCGCCCGGGTTTCTACAAGGAAATCCTCAACAGCGATTCCGCCATCTACGGCGGATCGAACGTCGGCAATTCCGGCGGAACGTACACCGAAGTCGGACAGTATCACGGCCACGGCCAGTTCGTCTCGCTCAGCCTCCCCCCGCTCGGAGTCCTGGTGCTGAAGCCGATCACCGCCGCGAAACGCTGA
- the hemG gene encoding protoporphyrinogen oxidase translates to MAESVARPLRLAVVGGGLSGLTAAYRLQELARQADRPVELTLFEASPQTGGIVGTIRRDGYLVDVGADSFITNKPAALRLCQRLGIEDRLATLDPRYRGALVLHEGRPVPVPDGFQLLSPSAFWPMVRTPLLSLWGKLRMGMELFVPPRRSSEDESLADFVRRRFGREALERLIQPLVGGIYTADPEKLSMQATLGRFVEMEQKYGSVIRGSRRQLKEQHADSDSSSTGARYGLFLGLKGGLQDLVDALTQAIQPSVQVRTGIRLTTAVEEPTGVRLENGATDGPWDGVVLAMMAHQAAALVERMDGDLAGALRSIEYASSAIVVSGHKLAEFREPPQAFGLVIPHREHRRILAVSFSSRKFADRAPEGGILLRTFIGGALQQHLFERSDEELLQIVREELQEIFGVSTQWAQVIRYANAMPQYHVGHLQRVARIEELAAQHPRLALTGNAYHGVGVPDVIQQAEDAADRLWRTVTAIKEDEEVLPRRRGGRGEEQAGDDLRGK, encoded by the coding sequence ATGGCGGAATCGGTGGCTCGGCCATTGCGGTTGGCGGTCGTGGGGGGCGGGCTGTCGGGGCTGACTGCCGCTTATCGGCTGCAGGAACTGGCCCGTCAGGCGGACCGGCCGGTCGAGCTGACCCTCTTCGAAGCCTCGCCGCAGACTGGCGGGATCGTCGGGACGATCCGGCGGGACGGTTACCTGGTCGACGTGGGGGCGGACTCGTTTATCACGAACAAGCCGGCCGCACTCCGGCTCTGTCAGCGACTCGGGATTGAGGACCGGCTGGCGACGCTCGATCCTCGCTATCGCGGCGCCCTGGTGCTGCATGAAGGCCGGCCGGTCCCTGTGCCGGATGGCTTTCAACTGCTGAGCCCCTCCGCCTTCTGGCCGATGGTCAGGACGCCGTTGCTGAGCCTGTGGGGCAAGTTGCGGATGGGGATGGAGCTGTTCGTTCCGCCGCGCCGTTCGTCCGAGGACGAGAGCCTCGCCGATTTCGTTCGTCGTCGGTTCGGGCGCGAAGCGCTGGAACGGCTGATTCAGCCATTGGTCGGGGGAATCTACACCGCCGACCCCGAGAAGCTGAGCATGCAGGCGACGCTGGGTCGATTCGTGGAGATGGAGCAGAAGTACGGCAGCGTGATCCGCGGCTCGCGGAGGCAGCTCAAGGAGCAGCACGCCGACAGCGATTCCAGCTCGACCGGGGCGCGGTACGGTTTGTTTCTGGGGCTAAAAGGTGGCCTGCAGGATCTAGTCGACGCTCTCACACAGGCGATTCAGCCGTCCGTCCAGGTCCGGACCGGAATCCGGCTGACGACTGCCGTCGAAGAGCCGACCGGAGTCCGGCTGGAGAACGGCGCGACCGACGGTCCGTGGGATGGCGTTGTCCTGGCGATGATGGCCCACCAGGCGGCGGCGCTCGTCGAACGGATGGATGGAGACCTCGCCGGGGCGTTGCGGTCGATTGAGTACGCGTCGAGCGCCATCGTCGTCAGCGGACATAAGCTGGCCGAGTTCCGCGAGCCGCCCCAGGCGTTCGGCCTGGTGATTCCGCATCGCGAGCACCGGCGGATTCTGGCGGTTTCGTTCTCCAGTCGGAAGTTTGCCGACCGCGCGCCGGAGGGAGGGATTCTGTTGCGAACGTTCATCGGCGGCGCGCTGCAGCAGCACCTGTTCGAGCGGAGCGACGAGGAACTACTGCAGATCGTGCGGGAAGAGCTGCAGGAAATCTTCGGCGTCAGCACGCAATGGGCGCAGGTCATCCGTTATGCCAACGCGATGCCGCAGTATCACGTGGGACATCTGCAGCGCGTCGCGCGGATCGAAGAACTCGCCGCCCAACACCCGCGCCTGGCGTTGACAGGCAACGCCTACCACGGCGTCGGGGTCCCCGACGTGATCCAGCAGGCCGAAGACGCCGCGGACCGTTTGTGGCGGACTGTGACTGCGATCAAAGAAGATGAAGAAGTTTTACCGCGGAGGCGCGGAGGACGCGGAGAAGAACAGGCCGGAGATGATTTAAGGGGTAAGTAA
- a CDS encoding zinc-dependent alcohol dehydrogenase family protein: MRAMVLVQVGEPLVEREVLRPVALPGELLLRVRACGVCRTDLHIVDGELTQPKLPLIPGHEIVGEVAGIGAGVTEFQWGDRVGVPWLAETCGVCEACRRGDENLCDGARFTGYDRDGGYAEYTTARASSCFPIPEAYSDVEAAPLLCAGLIGYRSLRMAGEGRRLGIYGFGAAAHLVAQVARHQGREVFAFTRAGDAAAQDFARECGAVWAGGSDERPPVELDAAILFAPVGALVPQALQAVRKGGVVVCGGIHMSDIPSFPYAWLWGERVIRSVANLTHRDGSEFLKLAPDVPVRCSVELFSLAAANEALTRLREGRLTGAAVLVPGKGRKRIASRE, translated from the coding sequence ATGCGGGCGATGGTTCTGGTGCAGGTCGGCGAGCCACTCGTTGAACGGGAGGTTCTCCGACCTGTCGCTTTGCCGGGAGAATTGCTGCTGCGGGTGCGAGCGTGCGGCGTGTGCCGGACGGATCTGCATATTGTCGACGGCGAGCTGACTCAGCCAAAGCTCCCGTTGATTCCGGGCCATGAGATCGTCGGCGAAGTCGCCGGGATTGGAGCGGGAGTCACCGAGTTCCAGTGGGGCGACCGCGTCGGCGTCCCGTGGCTGGCGGAGACGTGCGGAGTCTGCGAGGCGTGCCGCCGGGGGGATGAGAATCTGTGCGATGGAGCGCGCTTCACCGGATACGACCGGGATGGCGGTTACGCCGAGTATACGACGGCGCGGGCCAGTTCGTGTTTTCCGATTCCTGAGGCCTACAGCGATGTCGAAGCGGCGCCGCTGCTGTGTGCGGGGCTGATCGGATATCGTTCGCTGCGGATGGCCGGCGAGGGCCGGCGGCTGGGGATCTACGGCTTCGGCGCCGCGGCGCATCTTGTCGCGCAGGTGGCGCGCCACCAGGGACGGGAGGTCTTCGCCTTCACGCGGGCGGGGGATGCGGCCGCCCAGGATTTTGCGCGCGAGTGCGGGGCGGTCTGGGCTGGCGGTTCCGACGAGCGCCCGCCGGTCGAGCTGGATGCCGCCATTCTGTTTGCTCCCGTGGGAGCGCTGGTGCCGCAGGCCCTGCAGGCGGTTCGCAAGGGGGGCGTCGTCGTCTGCGGCGGGATTCACATGAGCGACATTCCGAGCTTCCCGTACGCCTGGTTGTGGGGCGAGCGGGTGATTCGGTCGGTGGCCAACCTGACGCATCGTGACGGCAGCGAGTTTCTGAAGTTAGCTCCGGACGTCCCGGTCCGCTGCTCGGTGGAGTTGTTTTCGTTGGCGGCTGCGAATGAAGCGCTGACGCGGCTGCGCGAGGGCCGGTTGACCGGCGCGGCGGTGCTGGTGCCAGGGAAGGGGAGAAAGCGAATAGCGAGCAGGGAATAG